A genome region from Mesorhizobium sp. B2-1-8 includes the following:
- a CDS encoding helix-turn-helix transcriptional regulator: MPEPDRIIRLRTVLARTGLSRSTMYRKIAEGTFPAQIKISTNGAGWRESDINRWVGNPAAWRIERQV; encoded by the coding sequence ATGCCTGAACCGGATCGTATCATTCGCCTTCGGACCGTCCTCGCGCGGACCGGCTTGTCCCGCTCAACGATGTACCGGAAAATCGCCGAAGGCACGTTCCCGGCTCAGATCAAGATCAGCACAAACGGGGCGGGTTGGAGAGAATCCGATATCAATCGGTGGGTCGGCAATCCGGCTGCATGGCGAATTGAGCGTCAGGTCTGA
- a CDS encoding helix-turn-helix domain-containing protein, with translation MNIVQCKMARVALGWGTRDLARNAGVSPDTVARFERGEQLKDATIPALRTTFEAAGIEFIPENGGGPGVRSSRSQT, from the coding sequence ATGAACATCGTTCAGTGCAAGATGGCGCGGGTTGCCCTCGGTTGGGGGACGAGAGACTTGGCTCGCAATGCCGGCGTCTCACCAGATACTGTCGCTCGGTTTGAACGGGGAGAACAACTCAAGGACGCTACCATTCCCGCCCTCCGGACCACATTTGAAGCCGCTGGGATCGAGTTTATTCCAGAGAATGGCGGTGGCCCTGGTGTTCGTTCGTCTCGCAGTCAGACCTGA